The segment GGCCTGGGCGAGCTTCTGAGGCAGGAGGGATACCCCGCCGAGGCCAAAAAGACCTTCCTAGATGGCCTGCTGGAGAACGTGTGGCGCCTGGATACCGTGATCAGGGACCTGAACACGATGCTGCAAGCAAAGAAAGGGCTCGGCGAGAGGACGGAGCCGGTAAACCTGGCGGAGCTGGTGGAGGACATACAGGGCAGCATCCATAACCTCATGGAGGAGAGCCAGGTGCAGATTATCACTGATTTCGGTATCGGGGAGTTCAGCACCATCAGGAGCTACCTGCAAAGCATCTTCCACAACTTGATCACCAACAGCATCAAATATGGGCAGCCGGGCGTCCCCCCCATTATTGAGATCGGCAGCAGGCTGTCCCAGGCCGGGGTGGTCATCACCTACCGGGACAACGGCCTGGGCATCGACCTGGAAAAAAGAAGGAACCAGGTATTTGGGCTGTACAAGCGATTCCACCGCCATGTGGAGGGCAAGGGCATGGGTCTGTTCATGGTGAAAACCCAGGTAGAGGCTTTGGGGGGGAAGATATCCGTCAGCAGCGAAGTCAACAAAGGCACCGAGTTCACCATGGAGTTCAAACTTTTGCCCTAAAGTTCAAACTGTTACATTAAAGAGAGAAATCAAGGAATGAGTATACCCAACCGCTTCATCGTCGTCGATGATGACCCAACGAGCAACATGATCTGCCGCTTCTCCCTACAGGGGCTCAGCACCGAGGCAGAAATTGATATTTTCACCGAGCCGGAGAATGTCCTGGCAATCATAGAGCGCACCTATGGCGGGCCTACTGAATGCCCGCCCGCGGTCCTTTTCCTGGACCTGAACATGCCCTCGATGACCGGGTGGGAATTCATGGGGGAACTCGGCGGGATGGACCGCCGGGTAAGGGAGCAGCTGACTATCTATATCCTTTCCTCCTCCCTGGACAAGGGTGACATGGAGAGGGCGGGGGAGCACCCGCTCGTCAAGGGATTTATTTCCAAGCCTTTGACCTTGGAGATTCTCAGGCAGGAGTTCGGACATGGGTAATGAATTGTCCCGTGGCAATGGCTTGTTGCAGCTATTCAATAGAAAGCAGGGCTGTTTGATGACCTTTTCAGAAAAGGGAGATTAGGATTCTATTTCTTGGGTTCTTCCCTGGTTGAGCTCAGGGGAGCTTACCCGAAGGTTTGCATAAACCTCATTGTAGACAAGATGAATCCTCTTCCTGTCAAACTCATGTGTTCCATATTTTACAATGCTTCCAATGTTCAGGAACAGATATAGTTTAACTATGGGGCACCGCCGCCAGTGTATAGTAGGGGCGGCTGTCGGAAGGATGTCCTGAGTATGATGTCGCCAAAAACGGTATTCTTCTAAGTGCTGTTGGGCACCCTGAAAATGGAGGGGCTCTGCTTTCCAAAAAGGGAAAGCAGAGCCCCTCCTGCTCACTGGCAGAAGGGCAATGCACGCCATCCAAGACTGCTTACACTCGCCCCGGCAACTCTTTAACGGCTATGCCGTTGGACCCACTATACTGGAAGAAGTACCTATGGACTGCAAATGCCTTAAACCCGGAACGTACCGGGTCATTGGGCCAACCGTATTTGCCCGATGGCCAAGCATGGGGATATGGGGGAAAGACCTCGGCATAGCGGGCAAAGGCAAGCCAAAGGGTTGCAGTACCATAGAGACTTCCAGCATCCAACTGCCTTAATACCAGCAGCAGCCATCTATTTATATTCTTCTCATTCCCCATGAATGGGCATGGAAGGGGTGCTACAACGCATTCCCGGTATAAGACAGGATGACACTTAGCAAAGAAGGGCTTACCTGATAAAGAAATGAGAGACAACCTCCTTGACCATGTGATGAACCACTCCTCGGATATGATCTGCACCATCGATGCGGAAGGGAGATTTATCCAGGTAAGTGAGGCTTGCAGCCGGATGCTGGGCTACCGAAGGGCAGAGCTGGAGGGGCAGCCGGCAGAGGCCTTCATACGTCATGGCCATCACCCTTGGGCGCATGTGGCTTCAAGGCTCACAAAGGAAGAGGGTTCAGTCCCCAGCCTTGAGAAATGCTATGTCAAAAGAAGCGGGGAAGAGGAGCCTATCCTTTTGTCGGTCGTCTGGTCCGGGGAGGATGGCTTCTTTTTCTGCATCGCGCGCGATGCCATGCCCCAGAAAACAGCCGCAGGGGAAATTCCGGTCAAGGGGGAACTCAACCGCCTCATGGGAGAGCACGGCGCAGACATAGTGGCCTTGCTGGACGAAGGAGGCAACTGCCTTGAGATAAACGGGACCGCCCTGAAAAAGCAGGGGTACCAAGCGGGTCAGCTGATCGGGGCGAGCGCCCTCCAGTTCATCCACCCCGAGGACGTAGCCAGGGTCTCGGAAGCACTGGAGCAGGTCAAGCAATCGCGGGAACCAGCTAGCGTCCATGAATTTCGTACCAGAACCGCTGACGGAGAGTGGCGGTGGATGGAGGCGACTCTCAGTAACCAACTGTCAAACCCCCTGGTTCAGGCTATCTTCGTCAGTTTGCTGGACATTACCCATCGGAAGCAGGCCCAACTGCAACTGGCCGAGAGCGGGCAGCGGTTCAGGAGCCTGTTCGACAGCAACCCGGACATGGTGCTCTACCAGAATGAGGCGGGCACGATCCTGGATGCGAACCCTGCCTTCCTCGCCTTTATGGCCAGACGGAGGGAAGAGGTTGTGGGGCATCCGCTGTCCGCCTTCCTGCCGCCTGAGTCGGTGCCGCTATTCCGCCAGAAGCTACAGGATGCCTTCTCCGGCATGGACGTCAGCTTCGAGGCGGCGGTGGCGTTTGGGGGGCAAGGGCAGAAGGTGCTTAGCGTGGTGAAAGTCCCTTTGAAAGTGGGGGAGAGTATATTGGGGGTGCATGCGGTGATTAAAGACATAACGGAGGCGGCACGGGCCCACAGGACCGTGGAGGAGCAGGCCAGAAAGCTCAACACCATCTTCGAGAGCATCACGGACGGGTTCCTCACGCTGGACAGGAACTGGTGCATCACCTACACCAACCCTGAGTTTGACAAGATCTTGCTGGTGGACAGCAAGGATTTTCTAGGCAGGAGCATCTGGGACCTATACCCGGAGGAAGTCCATGGGGGCTTTTACAGGGAGTACCACCGGGCCCTGGAGACGGGCGAATCCGTCCATTTCCAGGCCTACCTGGAGCGGCTCGGCAAGTGGCTGGAGGTGAAAGCCTTTCCATCCGAGGATGGACTCTCGGTTTACTTCAATGACATCACCCCGCAGGTGCAACAGAGGCAGGAGATGGAGAAGCTGTCCCTTGTGGCCAGCAAGACCGTCAACTCGGTAGTCATCATGGGGCCGGGAGTCCGGATAGAATGGGCCAATGAGAGCTTCACGAGGCTTACGGGCTACACTCTCGTCGAGGCAAAAG is part of the Rufibacter tibetensis genome and harbors:
- a CDS encoding PAS domain-containing sensor histidine kinase, which gives rise to MNKEWTVTYWNDRAEEVLSRPRREILHRNMWEVYADAVGTPFYTYTHKAIAENAAQHFVACYETLGIWFEVSAFPSPGGLSVFFRDVTGRKQSELVQRELNQKLQAYTEELVASNKGLEQFSYIVSHNLRAPVANIIGLGELLRQEGYPAEAKKTFLDGLLENVWRLDTVIRDLNTMLQAKKGLGERTEPVNLAELVEDIQGSIHNLMEESQVQIITDFGIGEFSTIRSYLQSIFHNLITNSIKYGQPGVPPIIEIGSRLSQAGVVITYRDNGLGIDLEKRRNQVFGLYKRFHRHVEGKGMGLFMVKTQVEALGGKISVSSEVNKGTEFTMEFKLLP
- a CDS encoding response regulator — its product is MSIPNRFIVVDDDPTSNMICRFSLQGLSTEAEIDIFTEPENVLAIIERTYGGPTECPPAVLFLDLNMPSMTGWEFMGELGGMDRRVREQLTIYILSSSLDKGDMERAGEHPLVKGFISKPLTLEILRQEFGHG